Proteins from a single region of Kluyveromyces lactis strain NRRL Y-1140 chromosome A complete sequence:
- the TGL4 gene encoding triacylglycerol lipase (some similarities with uniprot|P36165 YKR089C Saccharomyces cerevisiae STC1 Protein of unknown function found in lipid particles potential Cdc28p substrate) codes for MPNVMNTPSVTDIKDDPITSYVIKNYYKRANKGAEMTEEQSRNDSGQDEPQLNFFSSLCNSFYKFIRGADSTHEQIARLIEQKQNARSLQEWLAAATKLDDITNAEQWKSKRESVLYDYCLVESSTEAMKKARLAKDWPNLLYLIRTTWVRNRGGMGNVNLYRHSYVGTKHIIEDYVAESSRSLQELVYNSDLDDTYLLGMLTQTRKNIGRTALVLSGGGTFGLFHIGILVTLFEQELLPRVISGSSAGAIVASILASRQEHELMGLMDEILVKDFNIFKDDLEMSESENLLIKISRFFKNGTWFDNKNLVSTMINFLGNLTFREAYNRSGKILNITVSPASVHEQPRLLNNLTSPNVLIWSAVCASCSLPGIFPSSPLYEKDPKTGETKQWNSSSVKFVDGSVDNDLPVSKLSEMFNVDHIIACQVNIHVFPFLKLSVSCVGGEIEDEFSARFKMALGKVYKYMASEVIHALEIATEIGIGTNVLTKLRSVLSQQYSGDITILPEMNTLLRFNELLSNPTQEFLLREATNGVRASWPKISIIKNHCGQEFELDKMINYLKGKIISNTDIKGNPFQISNRDVPLINSPVLANSEKKAIQVFDDVLLNADNLDNFMVVPDGTGSLKSQDLNNPPRYSNEFGSRAHNRRKSDSATNGNRKGKRHNSISLPYSSSSSPLSEKKYSMINFRPSFDKKTSTGDLQVRKPYPYPPKSSSFSRIDYDPRSNSLTPILDHAVGTRRDDSILHSDVKSNPNSPLRLRTKSSVSRRASRKNPDTA; via the coding sequence ATGCCGAATGTCATGAACACGCCCAGCGTGACTGATATTAAAGATGACCCGATTACTAGTTATGTCATTAAGAACTACTACAAGAGGGCCAATAAGGGCGCCGAAATGACAGAAGAACAGAGTCGCAATGATTCTGGACAAGATGAACCGCAGTTGAACTTTTTCTCCTCGCTGTGCAATAGCTTTTACAAATTTATTAGGGGAGCCGATAGTACTCATGAACAAATAGCTCGTCTCATAGAGCAGAAACAGAATGCGAGATCTTTACAGGAATGGCTTGCGGCGGCAACGAAGCTAGACGATATTACAAATGCTGAACAATGGAAATCAAAGCGGGAGTCTGTATTGTATGATTATTGCCTTGTCGAATCCAGCACAGAAGCGATGAAAAAAGCGCGCTTGGCAAAGGATTGGCCTAACCTCTTATATCTTATAAGAACCACTTGGGTTCGGAACCGTGGTGGTATGGGGAATGTAAACCTTTATAGGCATTCGTATGTTGGAACCAAGCATATCATTGAGGATTACGTGGCAGAATCGTCTAGATCTTTACAAGAACTAGTTTATAATTCAGATTTGGACGACACTTACTTGCTGGGGATGCTCACACAgacaagaaagaatataGGTAGAACCGCATTAGTGTTGAGTGGTGGTGGCACCTTTGGATTGTTCCACATCGGTATCCTTGTGACGCTTTTCGAGCAAGAATTACTTCCTCGAGTAATCAGCGGCAGTAGTGCTGGTGCAATTGTTGCTTCGATTCTTGCTTCTAGACAAGAACATGAACTCATGGGCTTAATGGATGAAATCCTCGTAAAAGACTTCAATATCTTTAAAGATGACTTAGAAATGAGCGAAAGTGAAAACCTTCTTATAAAGATCTCCCGGTTCTTCAAGAATGGTACTTGGTTTGACAACAAAAATCTTGTTAGTACaatgatcaatttcttggGGAACCTTACCTTCAGGGAAGCATATAACAGGAGCGggaagattttgaatattaCAGTCTCGCCTGCATCCGTTCATGAACAACCGCGGCTTTTGAACAATCTAACATCTCCGAATGTCTTGATTTGGTCCGCGGTTTGTGCCTCTTGTTCTCTGCCTGGCATTTTTCCATCTTCTCCCTTGTACGAAAAGGATCCAAAGACCGGAGAAACAAAACAGTGGAATTCAAGTTCGGTCAAGTTTGTCGATGGATCAGTCGACAATGATTTACCGGTTTCCAAACTTTCTGAGATGTTCAACGTTGACCATATTATTGCATGTCAGGTCAACATACACGTCTTCCCCTTTTTGAAGTTATCTGTATCCTGCGTAGGAGGAGAAATAGAAGATGAGTTCAGTGCAAGATTCAAGATGGCATTAGGGAAAGTTTACAAATACATGGCCAGCGAAGTGATACATGCATTAGAGATTGCTACCGAAATTGGTATCGGAACCAATGTCCTGACAAAGCTAAGATCAGTGTTGTCACAACAATATAGCGGTGATATCACTATACTTCCTGAAATGAATACACTACTACGATTCAACGAACTACTATCTAATCCCACCCAAGAATTTCTACTAAGGGAAGCTACTAATGGTGTTCGTGCTAGTTGgccaaaaatatcaatcaTAAAAAATCACTGTGgtcaagaatttgaactAGATAAGATGATTAATTATCTAAAGGGGAAGATCATATCTAATACAGATATCAAAGGAAATCCCttccaaatttcaaatcGGGACGTTCCTTTGATTAACAGTCCAGTTCTTGCTAATAGCGAAAAGAAGGCAATACAAGTATTTGATGATGTGCTATTAAATGCTGATAATTTGGATAACTTTATGGTAGTACCCGACGGAACAGGTTCCTTAAAATCACAAGATTTAAACAATCCTCCGAGATATTCAAATGAGTTTGGAAGCAGGGCGCACAACCGTCGCAAATCAGACTCTGCAACCAACGGAAATCGAAAGGGTAAGCGTCATAACTCTATATCGCTACCATattcgtcttcatcttcgcCATTATCAGAGAAGAAGTATTCTATGATAAATTTCCGTCCTTCGTTTGACAAAAAGACGAGCACAGGCGATCTACAGGTAAGGAAACCGTACCCATATCCTCCAAAGAGCAGCAGTTTCTCTAGAATCGATTACGATCCGAGATCCAATTCTCTGACTCCGATACTTGATCATGCTGTGGGAACCCGCAGGGATGACTCAATTTTACACTCTGATGTGAAATCTAATCCCAACTCTCCCTTGAGGTTAAGAACGAAAAGCTCCGTTTCAAGAAGAGCATCTCGAAAGAATCCCGATACTGCGTAA
- the DIA2 gene encoding DNA-binding SCF ubiquitin ligase subunit DIA2 (weakly similar to uniprot|Q7LGN4 Saccharomyces cerevisiae YOR080W DIA2 Protein of unknown function involved in invasive and pseudohyphal growth), producing the protein MGEEIDALDDGLLTRTYELGLKWMQCREYSKALGLFSKAMKVSRSYPMEMVENIRIRAGMPKRCAYDESKAYHPLYVKLLDSRISCLMKVGDYARAVKESQYFCKIEPSSTRALLRLGKSYELADKGDRARQVYKSGRKLVKELKERGVLVSPVHEKLFSDRYEELLKRNAMQLVNSNDAESGARNSEQIPSKKRVLIEQKLVNNEDIEENDLVSDTDQDHDGSTMNKKMKRATIDPIQTFPTELVISIMRRLDTKDITSCMLVSKFWYRKLSTTPMIIDYLSVPKTNYSKINSLLRFVKTKRCVSSVIQYLNFSVMATNEEAKCSQLLFNGLDQEVKKLVLQFTNLNILKVLQLISDKEKLIANLQEFSVFGHYDPNHWADEDVVFLERIDNLKKIEVLIGTAMVPGRNSSIHRRRQLQFPNNDNISRSLQSIKLIFKDNGWTGPTPFACIFSSDTLRFANVSKLIVTNRDFRFNQTADWIKKFPNLTDLWLERNTGLSLMGFLQSLQEPNVLKRLKYFTFRESSTESNRSFNGQMWTDEQIEPILANLGAVQTLDIMNSAIARSVLYRLLNELPSIRKLNIGNVFEMSDELYPRTDIESTAFLFLRHMTHLRDLSVPNMSSHQVRAFRQLALVISEIGSLSRLDLSFNPSMQGYQLYDIIRELFDNGITLKTLVIDGCSHISATTVKDIERNGYVENIECAFNKQQWEKFGVNSFWYR; encoded by the coding sequence ATGGGTGAAGAAATCGATGCTTTAGACGATGGGCTGCTGACTAGGACTTATGAGCTGGGGCTGAAATGGATGCAATGTAGGGAATATTCCAAGGCGTTGGGTCTTTTCTCAAAAGCCATGAAAGTGTCACGATCGTATCCGATGGAAATGGTGGAAAATATTCGTATACGTGCTGGAATGCCCAAGAGATGTGCTTACGATGAGAGTAAGGCTTACCATCCTCTGTACGTGAAACTATTGGATAGCAGGATATCGTGTTTGATGAAAGTTGGCGACTATGCACGAGCCGTTAAGGAATCACAGTATTTCTGCAAGATTGAACCGTCTAGTACTAGGGCCTTGTTAAGGCTCGGGAAGTCGTACGAGCTGGCTGATAAGGGTGATAGGGCAAGGCAGGTATACAAGAGCGGAAGGAAACTTGTGAAAGAGTTGAAGGAACGCGGGGTTCTCGTGTCTCCGGTACATGAGAAGCTTTTCAGTGATCGGTACGAggaattattgaaaaggaacGCTATGCAGTTGGTTAATAGCAATGATGCTGAATCCGGGGCTAGGAATTCCGAACAGATACCAAGTAAGAAGCGTGTTTTAATAGAGCAGAAACTAGTTAACAATGAGGACATTGAGGAAAATGACCTTGTCTCCGATACAGATCAAGACCATGACGGTTCAACGATGAATAAGAAAATGAAACGAGCAACTATAGACCCTATCCAAACTTTCCCAACAGAACTTGTGATATCTATCATGCGGCGATTGGATACAAAGGATATCACATCATGTATGCTGGTATCCAAATTTTGGTATCGAAAACTATCGACCACTCCAATGATTATAGACTATTTAAGTGTTCCCAAGACAAATTATTCGAAGATTAATTCACTGTTAAGGTTCGTGAAAACGAAACGGTGTGTGAGCTCCGTCATTCAATATCTGAACTTCTCTGTAATGGCCACTAATGAAGAAGCTAAGTGTTCACAGTTACTGTTCAACGGATTGGACCAGGAAGTGAAGAAACTGGTCTTACAATTCACtaatttgaatatcttgaaGGTACTTCAATTGATCTCGGATAAGGAAAAATTGATTGCGAATCTTCAAGAGTTCTCTGTCTTTGGCCATTATGATCCTAACCATTGGGCAGATGAGGATGTTGTTTTCCTTGAACGTATCGAtaatttaaagaaaatcGAGGTACTTATTGGGACCGCTATGGTGCCAGGTAGAAATTCTTCCATACACAGACGCAGACAATTGCAGTTTCCGAACAATGACAATATAAGTCGTTCCTTACAATCCATTAAGTTAATATTCAAAGATAATGGATGGACAGGTCCCACGCCGTTTGCTTGCATCTTTTCTTCGGACACCCTGCGGTTTGCCAATGTGTCAAAACTTATTGTTACCAACCGTGATTTCAGATTTAACCAGACTGCAGATTGGATAAAAAAGTTCCCCAACCTCACGGATCTTTGGCTAGAGCGGAACACCGGTTTGTCTTTGATGGGATTCTTACAGAGCTTGCAAGAGCCAAACGTTTTGAAGCGCTTAAAATATTTCACCTTTAGGGAAAGTTCCACTGAATCTAATAGGAGCTTCAATGGCCAAATGTGGACCGATGAACAAATCGAACCCATTCTTGCAAATCTTGGAGCGGTCCAGACTTTAGACATCATGAACTCTGCCATTGCAAGAAGTGTGCTATATAGGTTGTTAAATGAACTTCCTTCTATTAGAAAGCTAAACATCGGAAATGTATTCGAAATGTCAGATGAACTTTACCCAAGGACAGACATAGAAAGTACTGCATTTCTGTTTTTACGGCATATGACGCATCTAAGGGATCTCAGTGTACCGAATATGAGTTCTCACCAGGTTAGAGCTTTCAGGCAGTTAGCACTTGTCATATCAGAAATTGGTTCATTAAGTAGGTTGGACCTGTCGTTTAATCCTTCTATGCAAGGATATCAACTTTATGACATTATAAGAGAACTCTTTGATAATGGAATAACACTTAAAACTTTGGTTATCGATGGATGTTCTCATATATCGGCCACAACGGTCAAGGATATTGAACGTAATGGCTACGTTGAAAACATTGAGTGTGCCTTCAATAAGCAACAATGGGAAAAATTCGGTGTGAATTCATTTTGGTACCGTTAA
- the ATX2 gene encoding Mn(2+) transporter ATX2 (weakly similar to uniprot|Q12067 Saccharomyces cerevisiae YOR079C ATX2 Golgi membrane protein involved in manganese homeostasis overproduction suppresses the sod1 (copper zinc superoxide dismutase) null mutation), whose protein sequence is MSQLLEPLLSAVFLFFATLGTGLIPVMYMSKLAEKGDSGMGYLKYVSDFGIGMLLGTSCLLVIPEGVEKFGDKGGRGFGISLLLGFMILYGLDRFLHALQAGHILSGSFDASAAPDPLERNIDLINPRKTVPFILTNNIVFALVIHAFSDGLALGIAESYDSLKFVMLIAIIIHKIPATLSLTGIMISKQRLPKLQVISNLIAFSISTPFGLLFVILMRFVSKDLIEKMSDGLLVLSGSSLLYASLLALISPSKDQEQQLQNDGPIPVSGSVLEMGEGVTTEEKIEQESLPDVRLLLLGIFIPLMISFFAPHDS, encoded by the coding sequence ATGTCTCAGCTGCTAGAACCTTTACTTTCGGCAGTATTCCTATTCTTTGCGACATTAGGAACGGGGCTTATCCCGGTGATGTACATGAGTAAGCTAGCTGAGAAGGGAGACTCTGGCATGGGGTACTTGAAGTATGTGTCTGATTTCGGTATTGGTATGTTGTTAGGTACTTCTTGTTTACTAGTGATACCGGAAGGTGTCGAGAAATTCGGTGATAAGGGTGGCCGTGGGTTTGGGATCAGTTTGTTATTGGGATTCATGATTCTATATGGACTAGATAGGTTCTTACATGCACTGCAAGCTGGTCACATCTTAAGTGGTTCGTTTGATGCTTCTGCTGCGCCTGATCCTCTTGAGAGGAATATCGATTTGATCAATCCAAGGAAGACGGTGCCATTTATCTTAACGAACAATATCGTATTCGCGTTGGTAATCCATGCATTCTCTGATGGACTGGCGTTGGGGATTGCCGAATCCTACGATTCGTTGAAATTCGTGATGTTGATCGCCATTATTATACATAAAATTCCTGCGACGCTTTCCTTGACGGGGATTATGATTTCGAAACAGAGATTACCCAAACTACAAGTAATCTCTAATCTTATTGCATTCAGTATATCCACACCGTTCGGGTTGCTATTCGTGATCCTGATGAGATTCGTCAGCAAGGACCTAATCGAGAAAATGAGCGATGGGCTATTGGTTCTGAGCGGTAGTAGTTTATTGTATGCTTCATTGCTTGCGTTGATCTCACCAAGTAAGGACCAGGAACAACAGTTACAGAATGATGGCCCGATCCCAGTGTCGGGTTCTGTTTTAGAGATGGGCGAAGGTGTTACCACTGAAGAGAAAATAGAACAAGAATCACTTCCAGATGTCAGATTGTTACTCTTGGGTATCTTTATCCCGTTAATGATCTCTTTCTTCGCTCCTCATGATAGCTAA
- the BUD21 gene encoding Bud21p (some similarities with uniprot|O00033 Saccharomyces cerevisiae YOR078W BUD21 Component of small ribosomal subunit (SSU) processosome that contains U3 snoRNA originally isolated as bud-site selection mutant that displays a random budding pattern): MGLKKVLGSGAALVAKRHLKFDDDADDSFHTADEGNSTLDALKPTKAEANGESESESESDSDAPEEEGLSSGKDAIEKRIQEREEAARLQEEAAREKRRKNEKVFKQQQLEKKKKLLESEEEKQREKMLEFERQLVAQQGSDNDEPEELPQEFFDELESGSASSFAKATPKHITFSAEAQREEEQALKEELRKQKKRSLRELRKTQIQKGPVTVNLLSSMKVSKTLAPKKETSVMKSKDKWLKRRSLKRK, translated from the coding sequence ATgggtttgaagaaagttcTAGGTTCTGGTGCTGCACTGGTAGCGAAGAGACACTTGAAgttcgatgatgatgcGGATGATTCATTCCATACAGCTGATGAGGGCAACTCTACCCTAGATGCTCTCAAACCAACAAAAGCAGAAGCGAATGGTGAAAGTGAAAGTGAGAGTGAGAGTGATAGCGATGCgccagaagaagaaggctTGAGTAGTGGGAAAGATGCTATAGAGAAAAGGATTCAGGAAAGAGAAGAGGCTGCAAGGTTACAAGAAGAGGCAGCTAGAGAGAAGAGACGAAAGAACGAGAAAGTGTTCAAGCAACAGCAGctagagaagaagaagaagctgctCGAGTCTGAGGAGGAGAAACAGAGAGAAAAGATGTTAGAGTTTGAACGACAATTAGTAGCGCAGCAGGGTTCGGATAATGATGAGCCGGAAGAGTTACCACAAGAGTTCTTTGATGAGCTAGAAAGTGGATCTGCATCTTCCTTCGCAAAGGCTACGCCGAAACATATTACTTTCTCGGCAGAAGCgcaaagagaagaagaacaggccctaaaagaagaattacggaaacaaaagaagagatcACTAAGGGAATTGAGAAAGACCCAAATACAGAAAGGACCTGTCACTGTGAACTTGCTATCGTCGATGAAGGTATCTAAGACACTGGCTCcaaaaaaggaaaccaGTGTCATGAAATCAAAGGATAAAtggttgaaaagaagaagtctCAAACGTAAATAG
- a CDS encoding uncharacterized protein (conserved hypothetical protein), with amino-acid sequence MKSLLNKRFSPKRRNKPITYAPASAAKPKPKPKPKPKQLDPPMQSGESSSQKSSTPIPIKSILRPVDGTHEHENKSVRIVESSPHPESVPISTPTRIIVGPLPDGNVSDSLVYNASDLEKGHIGVAEESSPLLESQLPDLTTYQTISPESNPTAQIHCWSTPSLPIPIPPPSSDQPCSGDPVQSPSIPPSRESPFTSPLSRFLQMLYARYPVIITYILITICVIGIIYSLVTGTGRSYLLVIIKACICWIMGTDVARMLFGTQFCDIEFKVS; translated from the coding sequence ATGAAGAGCTTATTGAATAAGCGGTTTTCGCCTAAACGTCGAAATAAACCAATCACTTACGCACCAGCTTCAGCAGCGAAACCTAAACCCAAACCCAAACCTAAACCCAAACAACTGGACCCACCAATGCAATCCGGTGAGAGCAGTAGCCAGAAAAGCAGCACTCCCATACCAATCAAGTCTATATTAAGACCTGTTGATGGCACGCACGAACATGAGAATAAATCTGTCCGCATTGTGGAATCTTCACCACATCCGGAGTCTGTTCCAATCAGCACACCAACTAGGATAATAGTAGGACCATTACCTGATGGAAATGTTAGTGACTCTTTGGTATATAATGCCAGCGATTTAGAAAAGGGTCATATCGGCGTCGCGGAGGAATCGTCACCGCTACTAGAATCACAGTTGCCTGATTTGACAACATACCAAACAATTTCCCCAGAGTCCAACCCCACTGCACAGATACATTGCTGGTCAACACCCTCGTTGCCAATTCCAATACCACCACCATCAAGCGATCAGCCATGTTCAGGCGACCCCGTGCAGTCACCCTCAATTCCCCCATCCAGGGAATCACCATTTACCAGTCCGTTAAGTCGGTTCTTGCAAATGCTATACGCAAGATATCCTGTCATCATAACTTATATCCTAATCACCATCTGTGTCATTGGGATAATATATTCTTTAGTAACAGGAACTGGTAGATCATATCTCTTGGTTATTATAAAGGCATGTATATGCTGGATAATGGGTACAGACGTGGCAAGAATGCTTTTTGGTACCCAGTTCTGTGATATTGAGTTTAAAGTGTCATGA
- the TVP38 gene encoding Tvp38p (similar to uniprot|P36164 Saccharomyces cerevisiae YKR088C TVP38 Integral membrane protein localized to vesicles along with the v-SNARE Tlg2p green fluorescent protein (GFP)-fusion protein localizes to the cytoplasm in a punctate pattern) — MADLYEARVSSGGLSRPSDTDFLDSNDNFDDLDDDFLDIYNLSWRQRIVQHGKRHLRNGKDKFNALSRRKKALVVFLGVLEIILIFITVVKREAIMKGLVDASNDLRQKWYTPLVLMLLILAVSFPPLIGYSFLSLSTGLIYGLSFKGWFILAMSTVIGSVLSFTVFQRLLHSHAERLIRMNPKLEAVSSVLQGNDSYWMIALIRLCPFPYSFINGAIAGIYGISIKNFAIANIITTPKAVIYLFVGERLKNMGETDSGSTRLINFISILLANGFLILTTWFLYYRFKKRYLELQSEQQNSFDIF, encoded by the coding sequence ATGGCTGATCTTTACGAGGCTAGAGTTAGTTCTGGCGGTTTGTCGAGGCCTTCAGACACGGATTTTTTGGATAGTAACGACAactttgatgatttggacGATGACTTCCTTGACATATACAACTTGAGCTGGAGGCAACGTATTGTTCAACATGGGAAACGGCATTTAAGAAATGGCAAGGATAAGTTTAATGCGTTGAGCAGACGAAAGAAGGCTCTTGTGGTGTTTTTAGGGGTCCTTGAAATCATATTAATCTTTATCACAGTAGTTAAAAGGGAAGCGATAATGAAAGGGTTGGTGGATGCCTCTAATGATCTGAGACAGAAATGGTACACACCTCTAGTTCTAATGCTACTTATATTAGCGGTTTCGTTCCCGCCATTGATCGGATACTCATTTTTATCTCTCTCTACAGGTTTGATCTATGGGCTTTCCTTCAAGGGTTGGTTCATTCTTGCCATGTCCACTGTGATTGGATCAGTTCTCTCATTCACAGTATTCCAGAGATTGTTGCATTCCCATGCTGAGAGATTGATCAGAATGAATCCCAAATTAGAAGCTGTATCATCGGTATTACAAGGTAATGACAGCTATTGGATGATTGCTCTTATTAGACTTTGTCCGTTCCcatattctttcattaacGGTGCGATAGCTGGTATTTATGGAATCTCAATCAAGAACTTTGCCATTGCTAACATCATCACCACACCAAAAGCGGTTATTTATCTCTTCGTTGGTGAAAGGCTCAAAAACATGGGAGAAACAGACTCGGGTTCTACAAGGttaatcaatttcatctcTATTCTATTGGCTAATGGATTTTTAATATTAACAACGTGGTTCCTCTATTACAGATTCAAAAAGAGATACTTAGAACTACAATCTGAACAGCAAAACTCTTTTGACATCTTTTAG
- the RTS2 gene encoding Rts2p (similar to uniprot|P40962 Saccharomyces cerevisiae YOR077W YORO77W) has product MVSGDVGSASFLNKQMKMRGLQKLRFYCQICQKQCRDENGFKSHSKSPSHLQKLSKVTHKDIEEYTVQFEKDFLRLLRLMHGEKKVEANKFYNEFIQDKDHVHMNATRFTSLTRFIQHLSQGGKVRIHGIDELTSDTDPGRFMISYIDSSSPNMIRKKQIESLKQAERSDQEIKLRLLEKQIEKANAEEVKSGQKEEEEEEEEIKANIRDGPINLTVSTSKVTKKKPKKKLKNVFKPTK; this is encoded by the coding sequence ATGGTATCCGGAGATGTTGGTAGTGCTTCGTTTTTGAACAAgcagatgaagatgagagGTTTGCAGAAGCTTCGATTCTATTGTCAGATATGTCAGAAACAATGTCGAGACGAGAATGGGTTCAAATCGCATTCTAAGTCGCCATCTCACTTGCAGAAGCTTAGTAAAGTGACTCATAAGGATATTGAAGAGTATACGGTTCAGTTTGAGAAGGATTTCCTTCGATTGCTACGGCTTATGCACGGTGAGAAGAAAGTGGAAGCTAATAAGTTCTACAATGAGTTTATTCAGGACAAAGACCATGTCCATATGAACGCTACGAGATTCACATCATTGACGCGATTTATACAACATTTAAGCCAGGGGGGGAAAGTACGGATCCATGGAATAGATGAGCTTACTAGCGATACAGACCCAGGACGGTTTATGATAAGTTATATCGACTCGTCTTCACCAAATATGATACggaagaaacaaatagAGTCATTGAAACAAGCCGAACGTAGTGACCAAGAGATTAAGCTAAGGCTCTTGGAGAAACAAATCGAGAAGGCCAACGCTGAAGAAGTCAAATCGGGtcaaaaggaagaagaagaagaagaagaggaaataAAAGCCAATATAAGAGATGGACCTATAAATCTAACAGTATCCACATCGAAGGTGACTAAGAAGAAACCGAAAAAGAAGCTCAAAAATGTTTTCAAGCCAACGAAATGA